Within the Dehalococcoidia bacterium genome, the region CACGAGGACAAGCGTCGGTCGTTCCAGGCGATCGGATCCGCCGTGGACATGGAGGCGATCAAAGACCTGATGAAGGCGACGGCCGCGCGCGGGCGCAGCGAGGGCGATGCGTCGAACGCGGAAGACGGCGGCGGCGCGGGCGAGAAGCGCTCGATGTTCATGGACTTTTACGCGGCGAGCGCGCGCGAGCACATGAAGCGCCACGGGACGACGGCGATCCAGTACGCGAAGGTGGCGGTGAAGAGTCACCAGAACGCATCGCTGAATCCGTACGCGCAGTATCGCGAGACGTATACCGTCGAGGGGATTATGAACTCGCCGATTGTCGCGGAACCGCTGACGCGGCTGATGTGCTCGCCGATCGGTGACGGCGCGGCGGCGTTAGTGCTGGTATCGGAGGAGAAGGCGCGCCAGCTCACGACGAAGCCGGTCTGGGTGACGGCATCGGTGCTGGGATCGGGGAAGGACCGCGCGCCGGGCGAGCCGGGCGTCACGACGCGCATGGCGCGCAAGGCGTACGAACTGGCGGGCGTCGGGCCGGAAGACATCGACGTGATCGAACTGCACGATGCGTCGTCGCCGGCGGAGTTGATGGAATACGAGGAGTTGGGGCTCTGCAAGGTGGGCGAAGGCGGCAAGCTCATCGAAGACGGCGTGACGGCGCTCGATGGCAAGATCCCGGTAAATCCGAGCGGCGGCCTGCTCTCGAAGGGGCACCCGATCGGCGCGACGGGGTGCGCGCAATTGACGGAAGTCTTCTGGCAGTTGCGCGGCGAGGCGGGCGACCGCCAGGTGAAGGGCGGCGACGCGAAGATCGGGCTGACGCAGAACGGCGGCGGCATGATGAAGGGCGAAGCCGCGGCGATGACGATCCACGTGCTGGAGCGCTGAGGCTTAGTCGTCAGTTATCAGTCTTCAGTTGGCAGTGTTCAGTTAAGGCGAGAGGCCCACGTTGTGGGCCTCGCCCAGTCAGTAGGAGGACGTGCGGTCGAGGATGCGGATGTTCGTGCCTTCGACGACGGTCTCGCCGTTGACGATTGCCTTCGAGGCGTACTGAGCTTCCGTGCAGTAGCCGTCCAGCAGCGCTGTGGGCTGCGCGCACTCGAATTCGACGGCGCCGGTGCCGAACCAGCGGCGGTGTACGTCACGCGGGTCGACAGCGTTCGTCACCACGCCATCGACCGAGAGCAGGGACCACTCGGTGGTCGCGCCATCCCACTCGCACGAGGTGTCGGTTGGGCCCCTCGGGTATGCCTGAGTGAAATACAGCAGCTCCGTGCCGTCCGGGGACCATTCGAACGGGAAGAAGACGCGATGGTCGTCGGAGACCGTGGCGAACAGCACATGTCCGGTCTCGATGTCCACGATGCGCAGCTCATGACGGCGCAGGTTTAGGTTTTCGCACGGCTCGATTTCCCCCGTGGCGATGCGCGTACCGTTGTTGGGGACGAAGTAATCGAGCGGCGTGCTGATGATCACGCGGCCGTCGAGATACACGGTCGCGCGGTTGCCGGGCTGCTCGCTTTGCGTCGATCCGGTGACCACGAACGCCTGGCCGTCGGCGCGCCAGACGGGGTGTGCGGCCTGGCCAGTGAGACCGCCGAAGCGTGCATCGCTCTGCGGGATGCGCAGCACTTGATCACCGGTAAGCGCGTCGACTACCAAGACGGCCGTTACGTCGGCGAACGTCCGGCCGCAGGGACCGCTCGTGGCGCCTTCGGGAAGCGGCAGGCATAGTTCGTCTTCGGTCTGAACGGTCAGCGCCAGCAGCCGGCCATCTGGTGATGAAGCCACGTCGTAGAGCCAGCCTTTGTCGATCTCGAGGACGGTGAGCTTGTCCGTACCGTCAATGCGGTGACTGTCGAGGCGCTTGCCGTAGTTGACGACGATGCGGTCGCCGGCGATCACGGCGGATGACGGCGTGTCGCTGTCGTGGCCGGCGTCGAATGATGCGATCTGGCGCATCGCTACGCTGTCGAAGACGCCGATACGCCACGTTTCGTCGCCCGACTTGAACGCGACGAGCTCCCGCGACGCCAGGCGTGCAGCCAGCTCGTCGTCTCGTCCGACATGGTCGGTGCCAGCGAGGGCAAGGATGAGCAGCACGATCCCGGCGGCGACACCGGCCATCGCGGCGACGCTCGCCGTGGAGGCCACCAGGCTCAGCTTGCTCTTCGGGATGAGCGGGAGCGCGAGCAGACCGCGCAACCAGGAGCGGCGTTCGACGCCTGGTTCCACGAGGGCGGCCTCGTAACGGTCGCGCACGTCCAGACGACGCAGGACTTCGGCGACGTGGTACTTCACGCCATCGACGCTGATGTCGAGGGCCGACGCGATCTGTTCGTTCGTCAGGCCGCGCCGCAGGAGCGCGAGCACCTCCTGCTGCCGTGGCGTGAGCGTCTCGGGATGGCGTGGGCGGCCTCGGGTCCGCAAGCAGTCCTCCTCGTTGCCTTGCGGGCGGCACTCTAGCGAATGCGAAGCTGAATTGCCCTACTCTCGGGCTGGGGAAACCGCGCGATCTGGGCTGCATGGTTCGCTTGATGCACGGGCGGGAAATGATGCGGAATCGAGAATCTGGATTGATATTCTCGATACAAGAGCATCAAGGAGGTTGTGATGGGAGTGCTGAAGGAAGTCCTAACGGCGAATCAAAAGTATGCCGCATCGTTCGGAGACAGGTCGTCGCTGCCAATGCCGCCGGGACGCCATTTCGCGATCCTGACGTGCATGGACGCGCGCCTCGATCCGGCGAAGTTCGCGGGGCTGACGGAGGGCGATGCGCACGTCATCCGCAACGCCGGCGGCCGCGCGACCGACGATGCAATTCGATCGCTTGTAATCTCGTACAAGCTGCTCGGCACTCACGAGTGGTTCGTGGTCCACCACACGGACTGCGGGATGCTCGCGTTTACCGAACCGATCATGCGTGATCTGCTGTCCGAGAGCCTTTCGCCCGCGACGATTGAGCACGGGGTCTGGAGAAACACGGGCGATGCCCCCGGTTCCAAAGACGGCCAGTACATCGACTGGCTGACGATCGACAATCAGGAGCAAAGCGTCGCGGACGACGTAGAGCGCCTTCGGCGGCATCCGCTGATACCGCCCGACATCGCGATCTACGGCTATGTCATCGATGTCAAGTCAGGCCGTCTCAACGAGGTGCCGTCGGCGTCCGCAATCGGCCGGGCCAAGGCGGCCTGACCGCTCACCGCGATCATCCGGCGACCTCCGTGAGCGGGGGTGGCGTATCTGCGCCAGGCGCGTCGCTTGACGGCGCTTTTCGCGTTTTGACGCAGACTCCAGCGGGCGGCGTTGTTAGGTCAGGGCGGTCTGCCCGTGGGATTCGCGTGTCCGTCACCTGCCGACTCAGAGTTGGAGGCATCTTGACGTTGTTATTGAGGCGGATCCGGCCCGCGGATATCATTTGCCGGTACCCCGCGCTCAGGCATCTGCATCTGCGTCCAGACGGCTGGCCCATCGACGCCCGAGGCCCCGCGGCCGATCGGACCGTGATCCACTTGAAAAGCACCCGCGGATGAACGTCTCGAACCTACGCCAGAAGCTGCTGATCTCCGTCGTGCTGGGGATCATCGTGTTCGGGGCGCTGGTCGTGTACGGCGACATCCGCAGCGTGCGCGCCAGCCTGGCCGACTTTCGCTGGGAATTGATGCCCCTCGTGCTGCTCATCGCGGCGGGGAACTACGTGCTGCGCTGGGTGAAGTGGCATTACTACCTGCGGCGGATCGGCGAGACGAGTGTGCCGCGGTTGGACAGCTTTCTGATTTTTATGTCCGGCCTCGGGATGGTCGTGACGCCGGCGAAGGTCGGTGAGTGGCTGAAGTGCTACTTGCTCAAGGACAAGTACGGGACGCCGGTGATGCGCTCGACGCCGATCCTGTTCGCCGAGCGTCTTACCGACGCACTGGCGCTGATGCTGCTGGCGCTGGTCGGCGTCGTTGCGTTTGAGCGGAGCGTCTGGCCACTCGTCGCGGTCGTGATCCTGGGATCGGCGATCGTCATCGCGGTCTCGCGGCACCGGCCGGCATGGCGGCGCATGGTCGACCTGGCACGCAGACTGCCGCTTGTCGGCCGCCTCTCGCCGCGCATCGACGAGATGGCGGAGAGCAACTATCAACTGATGGATCCGTGGGGCGTGGTGCTCATGACTGGCCTGAGTGTCGTGGCGTGGGGCACGCAGGTCGTGGCGTTCTACCTCGTGCTGGCGGGGCTCGGCGTCGATGCGGGCGGCGATACGTTCATGAAGGCATCGTTCATCTTGCCGATTTCGACGTTGGGCGCGGGGATCCTGCTGCTGCCGGGCGGCCTTGGCGTCGCGGAGACCGGGATCGCATCGCTGACCGAAAGCCTCCTGGAAACGAGCAGGGGCGTGGCTTCGACGGCCACGCTGTTGATCCGCGTCTCGACGCTGTGGTTCGCGGTTGTCCTTGGGCTTGTCGCCTTCTTCGTAGTCATGCGGCGAGAACCCGTGGGGGAGCCAGAGGATGAAATCGCAGAGAGCCGCCTCGTTACGGCGAGCGACCCCATCGCGTAGGTCGTTGCCTTGAGCATCGAACAGGCGACGGCGGTGAGCACAACAGCGGCGCCCGACGGGTTGCTGGCCGCTTCGGGCGAACTGTTGCGAAAGCACGTCGCCGGTATTTCGCTGGCGCTGTTGTTGGCAGCGCTCCTCGTCGCGCCTCGCTGGTGGACGTTCGTGAGCGACCCGGACGATGGCGCGCGCGTCTCGATCAGCCCGTATGCGGCCGGCGCGGTCGGTTACGACGAAGCGTTGTACGCGGCATCGATCCGCGACGCGTTCGAGGGCGAGGTGCCGATCCGCGACCCGTTTCTCGTCAATCACCGGGACGGTTCGCCGCAGCGAAGCTCGATACCGCACACGGTCATTGGCGCGGCGGGACGCGTCACCGGCGGGCCGTTTGCGTCGCTGGCGATCGCGACGACGGTCGCCGCGCTCGCCGCGCTCGTCCTGCTCTACGCGCTCATGCTGGGTATCACCGGCTCTCGCTTTGCGGCGCTCGTGCTGATGCCGATCGTGATCCTCGCGGTCCATGTTTTGAACTTCGCCGATGGCATCTTGCCGCTGCGTCACGCGGAGGTCCTTGGTGCGCTCGTAACGGTCGATCCGGAGGACCAGGTACACGCGTGGGCGCGTTTTCCGGCGCCAATCCTCGTGCTGGCGCCGTTCTTCGCGGCAGTGCTCGCGTTGCCGAAGGCCGTGGCGGCGGGCTCGCGCGGATGGATGGCGACGGCCGCGACCGCGATCGCGTTGCTGATCTATACGTATCTCTACTACTGGGCTGCGCTCGGGCTCGCGCTCGCGGCGTGGCTTGCCGTGCTGATGCTGCGCGGCGAGCGTGCCGAAGCAGGCCGGTTGCTCGCCATCGGCGGGCTGGCGCTCGTCATCGCGTTGCCGGAGATCGTGGTCATTGGCTGGGCCGGTGTCTCGCTGCCGGCGGACGTCCGCGACCGGGTGGGACTTGATCCGATCGGGCTGGATACGTCGCTCGCCTCGTCGATCGCGCAGCGCTTGCTCGTCGGTCTGCCGCTCTTGATTGCGTTGATGCTCCGCGCGACGTCGCGCAGCATGTTGTACGTGTTGTTGTTCCTGGCGCCGCTCGTACTGGCGCCGGTGCAGGGCGTGCTGCCGCAGCAATGGCACTTCGAAACGCAGGTGTGGGGCGTCTTCGCGATCCCGGCGTTCGTCGCCGGAGGCGTCGCCATAGCGTCGTCGTTGCGCTGGTCGCAGCCGCCTCGATTCGCGTACGCGGGGATCGTCGTGGTGGCGCTCGCTTCGCTTGTGTACGTCGGGGCGCTGCAGGCGCGCGCCGTAAGCAGCACGGCGGACGGGTACGTGCTTTCGGACGATGAGCAGGCGGCGTTCGCGTGGATGCGGGCGCACGTCGATGAGGACGACACCGTGGTGTCGCCGAGCGTCAGCACGAACCTGCTCCTCGCGGGGCTGACATCATCGGCGCAGTACCTGGCGGATGGCGGCTTCACGTATGCCGAGGACGATGAACTCGGCGAGCGCATCCTGCGCGTGCAGGCCGCGTACGGATACAGCGAGGGCGAAGTCATGCGACGCGTGAGCCTCGACGGTGAGTTCGAGGGGTTCCCGCTGAACGACCCGGATCCCGACGTCGAAGCGCAGGAGCGGCTACTGGAGGACCACCTGGCGTTCTTCATCTTCAGCTTCGAGATCACGGACCGCGGCGCGTTCGAGGCGCGAGCGGAGTCGTGGCGCGGCAGGTATCGGACGCTCCTGAGCACGAACGATGTGCTCGACAGATATCCCGCCGAGTACCTGTACTGCGGCCATCGCGAGCGATTCTACGGAGCGTCGGCGCCAGCGGAAGGAACGCTGGTACGCGTCGCGTTCGAGCGGGGCGACGTGCGGGTGTACGAGCGCGTGGACGTGGACAGCGCCGATGTCATGGCGTTCCCGGGATGCTCGGCGTGAACGAGAGCGGAACGGCAGCGCGCCCGGCCGCGAGCAGCGACGGCGCACGATGAAGGTCTACGCGCTGTACGCGGCGGTGATCCTCGCCGGGCTTGGCGCCGGTTACGTTTCGCGGCGGCTGCGGCACCCTCTGATCGTGACGTGGGGCGTGTACGCCATTTTCGCCGCGGTCCTGGCGGCGGTCATCTGGAATTATTCGCAGCCCGAAGTCTTCCTGAACGATTTCAAACGTGCCTACTATCCCGGCGGCGAGTTCATCCGCGACGACCCGGATGAACTGTATGCGGGTGACGAACCGCTGCGGTTCGTCAACATTCCGATCATTGCGTGGCTCTTCGCGCCGTTTACGTTGATGAGCGTCGATACGGCCGGCGCGCTGATGACGGCGCTGGGCATTGCTGCGGTGGTGGCATCGTTTGCGGCGCTGGTGTGGTTCGCCGGGCTGTCGGGCGAGCGCGCGTTGTTGCTTGCGGGTGCGTTTGTGATCAGCGGCCCGCTCTACTACAGCCTGCGCGAGGGCAATACGAGCCACGTCGTCTTGCTGATGTTGATCGGCATGGCCTTCTGCGTGCGCAGCCGGCGCTACGGCTGGGCGGGCGTGTTTTTGGCCGCCGCGACACTCATCAAACCGCCGCTGGGCCTCATCGCATTGCCGTTCGTGATGCGAGAGCGCTGGAGCTTCATTGCGACGTTCGCGATGACGGGCGCGCTGGCCGGCGGGTTGTCGCTCGCGCTGTATGGTCTTGACCTGCACCGCGATTGGTACGACTACTCCGTGCGACCCTACTCGGAACACCCGCTCGGGGCGGAAAACGTGCAGTCTCTCGATGGCGTGCTGGCGCGCTTCTGGACCGACGATTACCTCGACCGCTTCGTGCCGATCGAGAGCCTGGGCGCGGGGTTCCGCACGCTCCGGACGGCGATCGCGGGTATGATACTCGTCGGCGCGGGCTACGTGATGTGGCGCGGACGTCGCACGAACGCGTCCGCAGAACTGGTCGATGCGTGTACCGCGCTCTGTCTTGCGCTGCTGCTGGCGCCGACGTCGTGGACGCACTACTACCTGCTGCTGCTCTTACCAGTTGGATTGATGATCGCCGGGACGCTCGGATTGCCGTGGACGCGTCTTCGACTGGCTGCGGCGATCGCCGGCGTCGTGTTGATCTCGCCGCCGGTGATCTTCATCGACCCCGACTATCCGATCCTGGAGTGGCTCGTGCCGCGCGTGCTCATTTCGCACTACTTCTTCGGAGGCGTGGTGATCCTCGGACTGCTGCTCGAGTCGCGGTGGCGGCTCGGCAGGCGGCAAGACGAGGAACAACGTGCGCTCGCCGACGAGGTCGCGTCGTCGCGTCCTTCAGCGACGGCGGTGGCATCGCGATCGGTGTGAGGCTCGGGTTGGCGAGCGCTGTGTGTGAACGGGGAGCCGGCGCGTCCGTCACAACCAGCGTTTCGCCCAGTGTGCGATCTTCTGGCTGGCGCGGCCCAAAACCGGGTTGCCGTGGCCCGGCAGCGCGACCTCGTAGTCCAGGGCGGCGAGTTTGTGCACGCTGCGCTTCGCCTCTTCCATGTCGTGGCTCGGCATCGGCATGGGCAGTTGCAGGCCGAACCAATTGCCGATGGCGTCGCCGGTGAACAGCACGCCGCGCTCCCGCGAGTACAGCGAGATGCTGCCCGGCGTGTGTCCGGGCGTGTGCAGGGCTTCGAGCCCGCCGGCGACCGGCAGCACTTCGCCCGCGCGGACCTGGCGGTCGACGGTGAGCGTGTAGTGCCGCGACTCCGGCGTGCTGACGTCGAACGGGCCTATGTCGAGGTGACGCCATGGCTTGCGCCCATCGATGTACGGCGCGTCTTCGACGTGGGCCAGGAGTTGGGCGCCGCTGCGCTCGACGAGCGCCGCGACGTTGCCTGTGTGGTCGTCGTGATAGTGGGTGGCGACGATCGTGCGCAGGTCGGCGGGTAGGCGGCCGAGCGTCGCGAGCGCGTCGAGAATGCGATCTGCGGCGTTGGGGCTGCTCGTATCGACGAGCGTGACGCCGTCGGACTCGTCGATCAGGTAGCTGCGCCCGGTTTTCAGGCCATCGATCGAATAGATGCCGTCGGCGACTTCGCGCATGGCGCGACGGTATCGGCCGCATGGCGCTGCGTCAATCGCCGCGCAGCCGAATCGCAGGCCGGTGCTGGTCCGGTCTGCGGAGGGCTACGCTGTTTCGCCGGAGGAGAGCGCGGTGAGGTCGAGGCGGTGGGGCTTGCCGGTGAGGTCCACGGCATCGAAGCGGCCGGCCTTTAGCTCTTCGATGAGGCCGGCAACGTCGTTCACGTCGCGCTCGAAGTTCGTGGCGCAGCGGCCGATATCGCTGCGCGAGTGCGAGTCCGTGCCGGCGGTGCCGGCGACCTCCATGTAGTCGCAGAGATCGGCGGAGAACTTGTTCTCCTTGGTGGTGCCGCGCCCGTTGATCTTTTCGAGCGCGGCACAGTACCTGTAGGCGGGATTCTGCGAAGCGCGCACGAGCGCGTCCTGATAGTCCCGCTCGTTCTCCATGTACCAGGGCATCTGGCGGCGATAGGGGTGCGCGGCCACCATGGCGCCGTTGGCGGCTTCGACATGGTGGGCGAGTTCGTGGGAACGGTGCATGCCGTAGACGTACTTCGTGATGCCGTATACGAGGATGTGGCCGTCGTCGGTGTTGATCTCGATCGCAGGGAGCACCAGGTAATTGTGGCGCTTCGCCAGCTTCGCGACGTCGTCCGGATCCCAGAGGTAGTCGTGCTCGCTGAGGCAGATGGCATCGAGCCCGGCCTGCCGCGAGCGTTCGATGAGGTCGTCCGGCGAGAGATACGAGTCCCAGGAGAGGGGACGTGTGTGCGTGTGTAAATCGATCAGCAAAGTAGATTCCCGGTGCTCGCTGGGGACGTGGGAGTATAGCGAACGTCGGTTCTGGTGCTAGAGTCCGATGGGCGCCGGTGCGAAGGACGGCGCAAACGGGTTCACGTAGCGCACGCCCTCGATTTGCGGCCGAGATTGAAGATCCTCGGTGATTAGTACAGGGATCGCGTGGATCTTTGCCGCAGCCCACATCTGCGCATCGTAGATGTTCATCCGGTGGAGGTGTGCGGCACGGATGGCCTCCTCAGCGATGGCCAGCGTCAGATCGATGAACACAGTGAGAAAAATCCAATCTCCAAGCCAGGCAATAGCTCCCGCGGGCTGGAGCAACGGCGACCCTTCCCTCGGCCGCGTGACGGCACTGTAGAACTCTGAAACCACCTGTGCCGTTGTGACGGCGTCCCTTCGCGAGGCGAGACCTTCGAGAATCTCGTTTGCTGTAATTGACTTTGCGCCGCTCCGAGGGTCGACCGCATAGACCAAGACGTTCGTGTCAACGAGGCATCTGACGTTCAAGCCGCTCCTCATGGGCGTCGTCGCGATTGAACTTCCACGCGGGTTCGTTCCCGACGTATTTTTGTGCTTCCCGACGAGCCTTGCGGAGAGTCTGGATGAAACGCCGTTCTATCGCCTTGTCCGTGGCCGGGCGCAGTTCGGTGCAAGTATGCTCAAGGCGCTCTCGAATCAGCGCGGCCTCAGAGATGCCGCGACGCTTCGCTTCCTTCTTGAGTTGGCGGTCCATGCGCTCCGGCAGGTAAAGCTGCTTGCGGGTCATCGCCATGGCTGTGCCTCCAAGCGCATTATACATCACTTATACATCTATTGTTTCTTAGTCCACGCCGAGGATCAGCGTGCCGGTGGCGCTCAGCAGGCCGCCGGTGGCGTTCACGCACGCGAGCTTCGCATCGGGCACCTGGCGGTCGCCGCACTCGCCCCAAAGTTGGCGGACGGCTTCGATCAGGATGAACATGCCGTACATGCCCGGATGCGTGTAGGACAGCCCGCCGCCGTTCGTGTTCATCGGAAAGTCACCGCCCGGCGCACTGCGCTGGTTCGAGAGGAACGGGCCGCCTTCGCCCTTCGCGCAGAAGCCCAGTTCTTCGATCGTTACGAGCGCTGTGTACGTGAACGAGTCATACACCTCCACGACGTCGATGGCCGCGTGCGTGACGCCGGCCATCTCGAACGCCGCCTTGCCGGAGTAGCGCGCGGGCGTCTGCGTGAGGTCGGGCATGCCCAGCAGTGACTGGTGCGTGCTGGCCTCGCCGGAACCGAGCACCCAGACCGGCTTCTTCGCCATCTCGCGCGCGCGGTCGGCGCCGACCACCACGACGGCGCCGCCGGCATCGGTGACGAGGCAGCAGTCGTAGATGTGGAACGGGTACGCGATCCAGCGCGAGGAAAGCACGTCTTCGATCGACAAGGGATCGCGCATCATCGCCCGGGGGTTGAGCTGCGCCCACTTGCGCGTCGCGACCGCGATCTCCGCCAGTTGTTCGGACGTGGTGCCGTACTCGTGCATGTGACGCATCGCCGCCATGGAGTACGTGCTCGGCGGCCCGCCGACGCCGAACGGCATCTCGAACTGCGCCGAGGGCAGCGTGGCATCAAAGAAGCCACCGCCGCGCGGGCCGCGCCGGTTTCGTCCGGAGAGCCCCGTCTCGCCGTGCGTGATCAGCGCAACGTTGCAGAGGCCGGCGTTGATGGCTGCGGCGGCGTGCTCCACGTGGATGACGAACGACGACCCGCCGGTCATCGTGTTGTCGGTGTACATCGGGATGATGCCGAGGTATTCGCAAAGCTGCACGCTGGCCATGCCGCCGATGCCGCACGTGAAGACAGCATCGACCTCTGACTTGTCGATGCCAGCATCGCGAAGCGCGTTACGCGCCGCTTCGGCGTGCATCATCAAAGGCGTCATGTCAGGCACGATGCCGATGCGGTCCGTCTCGTCGGCGCCGACGATGGCGACCTTGTTCTTGAGCGTCATCGAGTCTTCCCTTCCGGACGCGGGTTGGTATCGCAGGAGGCGGTTGCTGCGTTCATTGTGAGGACTGCGATGGCTTGAAGAACGGCAACGTGATCTCGTCGGTGGCGTCTTCCCAGACGACCTCGACCGGCATGCCGCAGCGAATGTTCTCGGGCGCCGGCTCTACGCCGACGAGGTTCGTCATGAGGCGCGGCCCTTCATCGAGTTGGACGATCGCCGTCACGTACGGCGGCGTGAATCCGGGCATCTGCGGCCTGTACTGGATCGCGAACGTGTAGAGCGCGCCCTTGCCGCTGCACGTCCGCCATTCGATGTTCCAGTTGAAGCACGTCGGGCAGAACTGCCGCGGGTAGAAGAAGAACGCGCTGCAATTGGTGCAGTACGGCAGCGATAGCTCGTGCCGTTTGCATGCGTCCCAGAACGGCTGTGTCTCGGGCGATGGATACGGGACGGGTTTCTGATACTCGGCCATGCCTGCTCCTACCGTGCGGCACCCTCCGCGGCAGGGCGCTCGATACAATAACCGCAGGGTCGCGTTGCGTTCAAATGGGTGGGAGGACATGGGTGCCGGTCACGCCTCGCAATCAGCCGTTGCTCACGGCCGTCGAACTGCAGGCGCGGCTCGACGAGTTCTACGCGGCGCTGCAGCAGTTCAACGACGGCTGGTACTTCGAGTCGCACGAGACGCTCGAGGACCTCTGGATGGTGACACCATTCCCGGAGCGGGAACTGTTCCAGGGCTTCATCCAGGCGGCGGCGGCATTCGTACACATGGTGCGCGGCGAATATCCAGGCGTCCTGAAGCTGCTCGATGCGGCGATCGACAAGCTGTCCCGCGCTGAGCCGGAGCGCTTTGGCGTCGACATCGCGGGGTTCGCGCGCGACCTGGAAGCTGCCCGCACTGAGTTCGCCGCCCTGGGGCCGGAACGGTTCCTGGAATGGGACGCAGCACGCGTGCGGAAGATCGCGTTTTCGCCGGACTGAGCAGCATCGCCAAATTACGGTCCGATTGGCCGCAGATGTGAGAACTCTGTGATGCTGGACGGCTGCCATGAGGCGCCGTGCTGCGGATACTTACGTGCGGAGGGTTCGACGCGACCATGAAAATCCTGCTGGCCGAAGACGACCTGCGACTGGGCCGCGCAGTCAGGCGCGTGTTCGAGGAAGAGGGCTACGAGACGATCGTAGTGAGCGACGGCGCACAGGCACTGAACATCGCGACGGGGGCCGAGTTCGACGTCATGGTGCTGGACATCATGCTGCCCGAGCTGGACGGCTTCGAACTGTGCCGCCGGCTGCGCCTGGACGGCGTCCAAACACCGGTGCTGATGATGACGGCGCGCGTGGAGGTCGAAGACCGCGTGAAGGGGCTGGACGCGGGCGCCGACGACTACATGCTCAAGCCCTTCGCCGTCGCGGAGTTGCTGGCGCGGGTGCGCGCCCTCACGCGGCGGTCGTCGAAGGTGAACGGCGCCGCAAGCGGCCAGCAGCTGCGGGCAGCGGACCTCGTGCTGGACGTGACGCGGCACAGCGCCCGCCGCGGCGGCCACGACATCGAGCTGACCGTCAAGGAGTTCCAGTTGCTGGAACTCCTGCTGCGGCACCAGGGTGAAGTCCTGACGCGCTCGCAGATCCTCGACCAGGTGTGGCAGTACGACCGCGACTTCGCCAGCAACGTTGTGGACATCTACATCCACTACCTGCGAAACAAGATCGATAAGGGTTTCGACAAGTCGCTTATCCACACCGTGCGTGGCATCGGTTACTCGCTGCGCGCCTGATTCGCGCGCGCGCCGTGCGTGCGATACACCTGTTGGATGAGTGACATCGGCCTGCGGCTCGAGCGGGTGCGTTCGCGGATCGCGGACGCGTGCGAT harbors:
- a CDS encoding thiolase family protein, translated to MRRVAVVGAGMTRFGKWMDRGLKDLGREAVEGAMKEAGVEQSQIEAAIVGNATAGLITGQEMIRAQVILREMGFGDIPMINTENACASSSTAFHLAWMYVASGMYDVVLALGVEKLYHEDKRRSFQAIGSAVDMEAIKDLMKATAARGRSEGDASNAEDGGGAGEKRSMFMDFYAASAREHMKRHGTTAIQYAKVAVKSHQNASLNPYAQYRETYTVEGIMNSPIVAEPLTRLMCSPIGDGAAALVLVSEEKARQLTTKPVWVTASVLGSGKDRAPGEPGVTTRMARKAYELAGVGPEDIDVIELHDASSPAELMEYEELGLCKVGEGGKLIEDGVTALDGKIPVNPSGGLLSKGHPIGATGCAQLTEVFWQLRGEAGDRQVKGGDAKIGLTQNGGGMMKGEAAAMTIHVLER
- a CDS encoding helix-turn-helix transcriptional regulator, which produces MRTRGRPRHPETLTPRQQEVLALLRRGLTNEQIASALDISVDGVKYHVAEVLRRLDVRDRYEAALVEPGVERRSWLRGLLALPLIPKSKLSLVASTASVAAMAGVAAGIVLLILALAGTDHVGRDDELAARLASRELVAFKSGDETWRIGVFDSVAMRQIASFDAGHDSDTPSSAVIAGDRIVVNYGKRLDSHRIDGTDKLTVLEIDKGWLYDVASSPDGRLLALTVQTEDELCLPLPEGATSGPCGRTFADVTAVLVVDALTGDQVLRIPQSDARFGGLTGQAAHPVWRADGQAFVVTGSTQSEQPGNRATVYLDGRVIISTPLDYFVPNNGTRIATGEIEPCENLNLRRHELRIVDIETGHVLFATVSDDHRVFFPFEWSPDGTELLYFTQAYPRGPTDTSCEWDGATTEWSLLSVDGVVTNAVDPRDVHRRWFGTGAVEFECAQPTALLDGYCTEAQYASKAIVNGETVVEGTNIRILDRTSSY
- a CDS encoding carbonic anhydrase, translating into MMGVLKEVLTANQKYAASFGDRSSLPMPPGRHFAILTCMDARLDPAKFAGLTEGDAHVIRNAGGRATDDAIRSLVISYKLLGTHEWFVVHHTDCGMLAFTEPIMRDLLSESLSPATIEHGVWRNTGDAPGSKDGQYIDWLTIDNQEQSVADDVERLRRHPLIPPDIAIYGYVIDVKSGRLNEVPSASAIGRAKAA
- a CDS encoding lysylphosphatidylglycerol synthase transmembrane domain-containing protein, with protein sequence MNVSNLRQKLLISVVLGIIVFGALVVYGDIRSVRASLADFRWELMPLVLLIAAGNYVLRWVKWHYYLRRIGETSVPRLDSFLIFMSGLGMVVTPAKVGEWLKCYLLKDKYGTPVMRSTPILFAERLTDALALMLLALVGVVAFERSVWPLVAVVILGSAIVIAVSRHRPAWRRMVDLARRLPLVGRLSPRIDEMAESNYQLMDPWGVVLMTGLSVVAWGTQVVAFYLVLAGLGVDAGGDTFMKASFILPISTLGAGILLLPGGLGVAETGIASLTESLLETSRGVASTATLLIRVSTLWFAVVLGLVAFFVVMRREPVGEPEDEIAESRLVTASDPIA
- a CDS encoding glycosyltransferase family 87 protein: MKVYALYAAVILAGLGAGYVSRRLRHPLIVTWGVYAIFAAVLAAVIWNYSQPEVFLNDFKRAYYPGGEFIRDDPDELYAGDEPLRFVNIPIIAWLFAPFTLMSVDTAGALMTALGIAAVVASFAALVWFAGLSGERALLLAGAFVISGPLYYSLREGNTSHVVLLMLIGMAFCVRSRRYGWAGVFLAAATLIKPPLGLIALPFVMRERWSFIATFAMTGALAGGLSLALYGLDLHRDWYDYSVRPYSEHPLGAENVQSLDGVLARFWTDDYLDRFVPIESLGAGFRTLRTAIAGMILVGAGYVMWRGRRTNASAELVDACTALCLALLLAPTSWTHYYLLLLLPVGLMIAGTLGLPWTRLRLAAAIAGVVLISPPVIFIDPDYPILEWLVPRVLISHYFFGGVVILGLLLESRWRLGRRQDEEQRALADEVASSRPSATAVASRSV
- a CDS encoding MBL fold metallo-hydrolase, whose translation is MREVADGIYSIDGLKTGRSYLIDESDGVTLVDTSSPNAADRILDALATLGRLPADLRTIVATHYHDDHTGNVAALVERSGAQLLAHVEDAPYIDGRKPWRHLDIGPFDVSTPESRHYTLTVDRQVRAGEVLPVAGGLEALHTPGHTPGSISLYSRERGVLFTGDAIGNWFGLQLPMPMPSHDMEEAKRSVHKLAALDYEVALPGHGNPVLGRASQKIAHWAKRWL
- a CDS encoding PHP-associated domain-containing protein, which encodes MLIDLHTHTRPLSWDSYLSPDDLIERSRQAGLDAICLSEHDYLWDPDDVAKLAKRHNYLVLPAIEINTDDGHILVYGITKYVYGMHRSHELAHHVEAANGAMVAAHPYRRQMPWYMENERDYQDALVRASQNPAYRYCAALEKINGRGTTKENKFSADLCDYMEVAGTAGTDSHSRSDIGRCATNFERDVNDVAGLIEELKAGRFDAVDLTGKPHRLDLTALSSGETA